A window of Pedobacter lusitanus contains these coding sequences:
- a CDS encoding NAD(P)H-binding protein, which yields MMIKKIKPTIVVFGCTGMVGTEVMRQLSSCDCLVRGVLRNPERPYPVRTGTDLWNITYVSADLSSSGQLKEACIGADALFLLTATSPNQVEQEVNIIDAARQSGVKRIVKLSAPIVQPPAKVEVSQWHRKIDDYLSRSIDEFCCLRPHSFMQNWERNTFTIQCFGKIYGALGDAQRNYIDCRDVATVAVNYLLATEELKCRSVILAGPQAITNVEMAAKLSLVTGSKIEYVDITPDELFSQLTGKAKLPGWLARHIIELDDLAIRVPEPDSDTITDLILRKPRVMDEYLQESRHLFKRKSVWKSLF from the coding sequence ATGATGATAAAAAAAATTAAACCGACTATAGTTGTTTTTGGATGTACGGGCATGGTTGGGACCGAGGTCATGCGACAGCTAAGTAGTTGTGACTGTTTAGTCAGAGGGGTTCTCAGAAATCCTGAACGCCCTTATCCTGTGCGAACAGGCACTGATTTATGGAATATAACTTATGTAAGTGCTGATTTGAGTTCAAGCGGACAACTTAAAGAAGCTTGCATCGGGGCAGATGCATTGTTTCTTTTAACCGCAACATCTCCAAATCAGGTTGAGCAGGAAGTTAACATCATTGATGCTGCCAGACAAAGTGGTGTTAAACGAATTGTTAAGTTGTCTGCCCCCATAGTTCAGCCACCGGCCAAAGTGGAGGTCAGCCAGTGGCATCGTAAAATAGATGATTATCTTTCCCGGAGTATCGATGAATTTTGTTGCCTGAGGCCTCATTCATTCATGCAAAACTGGGAGCGAAATACATTTACAATTCAATGTTTTGGTAAGATTTACGGGGCTTTAGGTGATGCTCAGAGAAATTATATTGATTGCCGTGATGTGGCAACGGTAGCGGTGAATTATTTGCTGGCGACAGAAGAATTAAAATGCAGATCAGTTATTCTTGCGGGCCCACAGGCAATTACTAATGTGGAAATGGCAGCGAAACTCTCCCTTGTAACGGGGAGTAAAATTGAATACGTGGATATTACGCCGGACGAATTATTTAGTCAGTTAACCGGCAAAGCAAAATTGCCCGGCTGGTTAGCCAGGCATATTATTGAACTTGATGATCTGGCAATCAGGGTTCCTGAACCGGATAGTGATACGATTACAGATTTGATTTTAAGAAAACCACGTGTCATGGATGAATACCTGCAGGAAAGCCGGCATCTTTTTAAAAGAAAGTCTGTTTGGAAGTCCCTATTTTAG
- a CDS encoding RagB/SusD family nutrient uptake outer membrane protein, protein MKSNYIRYIIFATIVVAGFSSCKQEDFLDRFPKDKINEQIYFKSEVDLKLYANQFYTALPVEFSNNDNNSDNMIPGNRNTFLSGIYVVPASGGGWDWGNIRSCNFFLKRYEKSEIPEAAKQKYAAEVRFFRALFYWQKVIQFGAVPILEQDLTENSPELFASQNTHKEVMDFVLKDLDFAVANLTEPSAENRLNKYAALALKARICLWEGTFRKYHGLADEHVFLQATADAAQTIINSNLYGLYSTGNPGQDYRNLFIQDDLSKNKEAILSRIYISNINTTNYTRAISAGNTGYSKDFVRSYLCKDGLPPALSPLYAGDDTPENEVKDRDPRYTQTIATPGYVMTQNPDGTQDKISIPRVGTSATTTGYQVIKGRSSDPAQSNANQETIDRFIFRYAEVLLNYAEAKAELGQLDQTVVDVSINKLRARAGMPNMVLANLVADPNTIFPGVSLPLQEIRRERRVELAGDGFRFNDLLRWKAGKLIERPETILGMKLTPAYKTNYPSSQVSGIALNADGYIRVYSNITNRLWYDKMYLYPLPIDQLTLNGNLKQNPGW, encoded by the coding sequence CAACAATAGTTGTTGCAGGGTTCTCATCGTGCAAACAAGAAGATTTTTTAGATCGTTTTCCAAAAGATAAAATTAATGAACAAATTTATTTCAAGAGCGAAGTCGATTTAAAACTCTATGCCAATCAGTTCTATACTGCTCTCCCAGTCGAATTTTCCAATAACGATAATAATTCTGACAACATGATACCGGGAAATCGGAATACTTTTTTATCTGGAATCTATGTCGTTCCGGCATCAGGTGGTGGTTGGGATTGGGGAAACATTAGATCTTGCAATTTTTTTCTTAAAAGATATGAAAAATCGGAGATACCGGAAGCCGCTAAACAAAAATATGCTGCCGAAGTCCGGTTCTTTAGAGCTTTATTCTATTGGCAGAAAGTTATCCAATTTGGCGCTGTACCTATTCTGGAGCAAGACCTGACAGAAAATTCTCCAGAGCTTTTTGCCTCACAGAACACACACAAAGAAGTAATGGATTTTGTATTGAAGGACCTTGATTTTGCTGTTGCTAATTTAACAGAACCCTCAGCAGAAAATAGACTGAATAAATATGCTGCCTTAGCCTTGAAGGCTAGAATCTGCCTGTGGGAAGGTACTTTTAGAAAATACCACGGGCTTGCTGATGAGCATGTATTTTTACAGGCCACAGCAGACGCAGCGCAGACAATAATAAATTCAAATCTATATGGGCTCTACTCGACAGGAAACCCTGGTCAAGACTATAGGAACCTCTTTATTCAGGATGACCTGTCAAAAAATAAAGAAGCAATACTCTCCCGAATATATATTAGCAATATCAATACAACAAATTATACCAGAGCCATTTCTGCTGGAAATACAGGCTATAGTAAAGATTTTGTAAGATCTTACCTCTGTAAAGATGGATTACCACCGGCTTTATCCCCTTTATATGCAGGAGATGATACACCTGAAAATGAGGTTAAGGATCGTGACCCAAGATATACTCAAACTATTGCCACACCAGGTTATGTCATGACTCAAAACCCGGATGGTACACAGGACAAAATCAGCATACCAAGAGTTGGCACCTCTGCAACAACAACAGGTTATCAAGTGATAAAAGGCCGTTCTTCAGATCCGGCACAGTCTAACGCCAATCAGGAAACCATTGATCGGTTTATTTTTCGATATGCTGAGGTATTATTAAACTATGCTGAGGCCAAGGCCGAACTTGGGCAATTGGATCAAACCGTAGTTGATGTAAGCATCAATAAATTAAGAGCAAGGGCTGGAATGCCAAATATGGTTTTAGCCAACCTGGTTGCTGACCCCAACACGATATTCCCAGGTGTTAGCCTCCCATTACAGGAGATCAGAAGAGAACGTCGCGTTGAACTGGCAGGTGATGGATTCAGATTTAACGATTTACTACGCTGGAAAGCCGGCAAACTAATTGAAAGACCAGAGACTATCCTCGGAATGAAATTAACTCCGGCCTATAAGACCAATTATCCTTCATCACAAGTTTCTGGTATTGCGTTGAATGCAGACGGATATATCAGGGTTTACTCTAATATTACAAACAGATTATGGTATGATAAAATGTATCTGTATCCACTGCCTATCGATCAATTAACATTAAACGGAAATTTAAAACAAAACCCCGGCTGGTAA